A window of the Tunturibacter empetritectus genome harbors these coding sequences:
- a CDS encoding MarC family protein, with amino-acid sequence MFLLWKYFALGFSALLPLINPLGSALIFLGLVGAAPIDIYRGLARRIAINTVIFFAVIELIGSYLLGFFGISLPIVQVSGGIVIAMIAWSLLNQPDSTPNPEKTAAAVPAVTPAEIDSLQQKAFYPFTFPITAGPGCIVVMLTLSVHTDQTTLEDKVLAHVGLFIAVIGLSALVYLCYAYAPKIARTISPATAHGILRVVAFILLCIGVQIAWNGLSDLLTPLLQK; translated from the coding sequence ATGTTTCTGCTCTGGAAATACTTCGCCCTGGGATTCAGCGCGCTCCTCCCGCTCATCAATCCCCTCGGCTCCGCGCTCATCTTCCTTGGCCTCGTCGGCGCTGCGCCCATCGACATCTATCGCGGCCTCGCCCGCCGCATCGCCATCAACACCGTCATCTTCTTCGCCGTGATCGAGCTCATCGGCTCATATCTCCTTGGCTTCTTCGGTATCTCGCTTCCCATCGTTCAAGTCTCAGGCGGAATCGTCATTGCCATGATCGCCTGGTCGCTCCTGAATCAACCGGACAGCACTCCCAATCCGGAGAAAACGGCAGCCGCCGTCCCCGCCGTCACACCGGCAGAGATTGACAGCCTGCAACAGAAAGCCTTCTACCCCTTCACCTTTCCCATCACCGCCGGCCCGGGCTGCATCGTAGTCATGCTCACCCTCAGTGTGCACACCGATCAGACCACACTCGAAGACAAAGTCCTGGCCCACGTAGGTCTCTTCATCGCCGTCATCGGACTCAGCGCTCTCGTCTATCTTTGTTACGCCTATGCGCCCAAAATAGCCCGGACTATCTCTCCCGCGACCGCGCACGGCATCCTTCGCGTCGTTGCCTTCATCCTGCTCTGCATCGGAGTGCAGATAGCGTGGAACGGCCTCAGC
- a CDS encoding sensor histidine kinase translates to MNITRRRGAIAFFITLGALLVGGLVTLNITWIILNKRTVAIAVLGVILFAALIAGVVLNTVFLVREIRRNERQDSFLNAVTHELKTPIASIRLYLETLQRRPLEEPQRQEFYKIMLSDSDRLLATVEQVLKAGQLGQRHRQQNRTLINMESLVADCIAITIQRHNLPAENITLEPIPGVIRLYTQGIAEDLRTAVLNVLDNAVKYSPDGVHIRCSLAISNYTWIALRVTDTGVGLPANQFKRIFTRFYRVPGRAMAKIKGTGLGLFLVRNIAHQHGGEATATSPGPGLGTTISITLPLATPASSATPG, encoded by the coding sequence ATGAACATCACTCGACGTCGCGGAGCTATCGCTTTCTTCATCACCCTCGGCGCTCTCCTGGTAGGTGGCCTCGTCACTCTCAACATCACCTGGATCATTCTTAACAAGCGCACCGTAGCCATCGCCGTCCTCGGCGTGATCCTCTTCGCAGCTCTCATCGCCGGCGTCGTCCTCAACACCGTCTTCCTCGTCCGTGAGATCCGCCGCAACGAGCGCCAGGACTCCTTCCTCAACGCCGTCACCCACGAGCTAAAAACCCCCATCGCCAGCATTCGTCTCTACCTCGAAACCCTCCAGCGCCGCCCCCTCGAGGAGCCCCAGCGCCAGGAGTTCTACAAGATCATGCTCTCCGACTCCGACCGTCTCCTCGCCACCGTCGAGCAGGTCCTCAAAGCTGGCCAGTTGGGCCAGCGGCACCGCCAGCAAAACCGCACCCTCATCAACATGGAGTCTCTCGTAGCTGACTGCATCGCCATCACGATCCAGCGCCACAACCTCCCCGCCGAAAACATCACCCTCGAACCCATCCCCGGAGTCATCCGCCTCTACACCCAGGGCATCGCCGAAGACCTCCGCACCGCCGTCCTCAACGTCCTCGACAACGCCGTCAAGTACTCCCCTGATGGCGTTCACATCCGCTGCTCGCTCGCCATCTCCAACTACACCTGGATCGCACTTCGCGTCACCGACACCGGAGTCGGTCTACCCGCCAACCAGTTCAAGCGCATCTTCACGCGCTTCTACCGCGTCCCCGGCCGAGCCATGGCCAAGATTAAGGGCACTGGCCTCGGCCTCTTTCTCGTGCGCAACATAGCTCATCAACACGGCGGCGAAGCAACTGCCACCAGCCCCGGTCCCGGCCTCGGCACCACCATCTCCATCACCCTTCCCCTCGCCACGCCAGCCTCTTCGGCAACTCCCGGCTAA
- a CDS encoding M28 family metallopeptidase, giving the protein MKLLRSQSKIALAATIVIRLLPLSCVAQQVAVPVSSIKQHLSLYKGNDTKREAALKQLFIEAGCPPATLSEQIVPTRKQPNVICLLPSATPATIVVGAHFDHVDKGDGIVDNWSGAALLPSLFQTLAASPRQHTFVFVGFTGEESGLVGSSFYVKQLSSDQLAHIEAMINLDTLGLGPTKVWISQSDPRLVNTIATVAHILDIHIAGMNVDGFGESDEESFVAQKVCTLMIHSLTPSNAHILHRPEDNPTAIHLDDYYDTFRLLAAYLPALDALPLPSHHVCIAKPVDNSSFSSPRFRRRLPATSIPH; this is encoded by the coding sequence ATGAAGCTCCTCCGATCTCAAAGTAAGATCGCGTTGGCCGCGACGATCGTCATTCGACTCCTCCCCCTTTCCTGCGTAGCGCAACAAGTCGCTGTCCCTGTTAGTTCCATCAAGCAACACCTGAGCCTCTACAAAGGCAACGACACCAAACGCGAGGCAGCGCTCAAACAACTATTTATAGAAGCTGGCTGTCCCCCGGCCACGCTGTCCGAACAGATCGTCCCCACCAGAAAACAACCTAACGTCATCTGCCTGCTTCCCAGTGCTACACCCGCAACCATCGTCGTTGGAGCCCACTTTGATCATGTCGACAAAGGCGACGGTATCGTGGATAACTGGAGCGGCGCGGCGCTTCTCCCCAGTCTCTTTCAGACTCTTGCGGCTTCCCCTCGCCAACATACCTTCGTCTTTGTTGGGTTCACTGGCGAAGAAAGCGGCCTGGTCGGCTCCAGCTTCTACGTCAAGCAACTCAGTTCCGATCAGTTAGCGCACATCGAAGCCATGATTAATCTAGACACCCTCGGACTCGGCCCGACGAAAGTCTGGATCAGTCAATCCGATCCACGGCTGGTCAATACCATCGCTACCGTCGCCCACATTCTTGATATCCACATCGCCGGCATGAACGTAGACGGGTTCGGGGAATCTGACGAGGAGTCATTTGTAGCGCAGAAGGTCTGCACTCTCATGATCCATAGCCTTACCCCATCTAACGCCCACATACTACATCGTCCCGAAGACAACCCCACCGCTATTCATCTTGACGACTACTACGACACCTTCCGTCTGCTCGCCGCCTATCTTCCTGCTTTAGATGCCCTTCCCTTACCCAGCCACCACGTTTGCATCGCAAAGCCCGTTGACAACAGCAGCTTCTCTTCACCACGATTCAGGCGTCGCCTCCCGGCCACTTCCATACCTCATTGA
- a CDS encoding DUF3037 domain-containing protein: MLAPISFDYAVIRVVPRVEREEFLNAGVVVFCLQQRFLEARIHIDNQRLRALWADLDLDLVRTHLEAFPKICAADPTAGPISQLSQRERFHWLVSPRSTIIQVSPVHTGLCDAPEDLMDNLARRYLLL; the protein is encoded by the coding sequence GTGCTCGCGCCCATCTCATTTGACTACGCAGTCATTCGCGTCGTCCCCCGTGTCGAGCGCGAAGAGTTCCTCAACGCGGGCGTCGTCGTCTTCTGCCTGCAACAGCGTTTCCTCGAAGCCCGTATCCACATCGACAATCAGCGCCTTCGCGCCCTCTGGGCAGACCTCGACCTCGACCTGGTCCGAACTCACCTCGAAGCCTTCCCTAAAATTTGTGCCGCAGATCCAACCGCCGGCCCCATCTCCCAACTCAGCCAACGCGAACGCTTCCACTGGCTCGTCTCTCCCCGCAGCACCATCATTCAGGTCTCCCCCGTCCACACCGGTCTCTGCGATGCCCCGGAAGACCTCATGGACAATCTCGCCCGCCGTTATCTCCTTCTCTAA